The Montipora capricornis isolate CH-2021 chromosome 3, ASM3666992v2, whole genome shotgun sequence genome includes the window acgtttTGCAAATTAAACTTACTAGAATGGAGGCGAGAAAAGTGAACCAATTTGGCAGAAGTTACAGACCTGGAGTGGCATTGGCTCAAGATCTTAAATTCTTGATCATCATTATCAGAGACGGAGGCGACAGAATTACGGGTTATATTCCACGGAGTGTTACACAATTTGCAAGGGAGTTGCGTGTTTCTGTAAACACGGTAAAATCGGTGTGGTTTAGATATTGCGAAGAAATGATAACAACGCCGAAACCTAAAGGAGGCTTGACATTCGAAAAACTAAAGGAAGATGACCGCGAACTCATTGAAGTTTTGAAGCTCCACtctccatccatgtccctttcTGAAATAATGGAGGAGTTAGAACAACTTGGAGGACAAGAAATTTCAATGTCGGCCGTTTCACGAGCCATAAAAAGCAGGCTACCTTCCGGTGACCAGTATTCAcgaaaaaaacttacaaaagtGGCAATGGAGCGATTCACCCCAGATAACTTATTTTATACTCAGCTGTTTATCAATTACGTATCTTCAAAAGATCCAAGGAACCTGAAATTTTTCGACGAAGCGGGAATAAAGATTCCTGACGTGGGAACTCGCACGTATGGACACAGCCCGAAAGGATCACGATGTGTAGAAGTGGGGAGGAAACTCGAATCTCCGAATACAACTTTAAATATGCTGGTTTCTCTGAATGGCCCAGAGTATTATAGTATCGTAAGCGGGGCTACAAACACAGcccgttttctttcattttttcaagaggcAGGTGAAAGTGTAAACATTGAGACGGGTAGACCGTGTCTCGAAGTCGGTGACATTGTTACTATGGATAATTTATCTTCTCATCATTTTGAAGGAGGTGAGATTTTGGAAGAATGGTTTGGTACCATGGGAATTGAGTTGTTATATACGCCTTCATATTCTCCAGATCTTATTAAACCCAAtagagctttgttttaataaaattaaatgtgaATTGAATGGTAACTTGAAGGAACTTGTTCATTCCAATATTAATTTAGCAATAGCAGAAGCAGTTGAGACTATCAGAGCACGGGATATGGCTGGATTTTACGAAGCTACAGATTACCTGTTTGTATGAGGACTGTATAATATAACGTATGTCGGTAGTGTGCAATTTTTGTCTCCGAAATGCCGTTGAACCTTTCAATGTAAATGAAGTTATTCAAGTTCACATTTCCCAGAAAAGTTTGTAGTAGACCGGTATTAGTGGTGCCCGATGGACATATCATGGCAAACGGAGAAGCCatagatatttaacaattattccatgagcgcgcgttggatatgagatggtaaatagccaacgaggcgcgtagcgccgagttggctataaccagtctcatatccaacaagcgcaaatggaataattgttttattaaattccttaaactccgaaaatttgaaagtaagaaatacgagcgaaaaaagtgagaaaatccaagcgaaatcgagaaaacttgataaagatgcgatgttgtgtaagacctacggaggctcatcacaaaaacatttcttgccttttcgcgtacttttaaacgtcggaattgat containing:
- the LOC138039891 gene encoding uncharacterized protein → MEARKVNQFGRSYRPGVALAQDLKFLIIIIRDGGDRITGYIPRSVTQFARELRVSVNTVKSVWFRYCEEMITTPKPKGGLTFEKLKEDDRELIEVLKLHSPSMSLSEIMEELEQLGGQEISMSAVSRAIKSRLPSGDQYSRKKLTKVAMERFTPDNLFYTQLFINYVSSKDPRNLKFFDEAGIKIPDVGTRTYGHSPKGSRCVEVGRKLESPNTTLNMLVSLNGPEYYSIVSGATNTARFLSFFQEAGESVNIETGRPCLEVGDIVTMDNLSSHHFEGGEILEEWFGTMGIELLYTPSYSPDLIKPNRALF